Proteins found in one Deinococcus aquiradiocola genomic segment:
- a CDS encoding metal-dependent hydrolase: MKITFIGHSAFLLSDGEHTVLIDPFIEGNPVAKHTVEQIKGMNVSSILITHAHGDHWGNALQLAEDGAPIIATAEIGGYASANGAKNAIGANIGGTVRQPWGSVYFTPAWHSSSFPDGTYGGMPTGLIIEFGGKRLYFAGDTALFGDMSLIGDRGIDLAFLPIGDHYTMGPEEAGRALDLIRPRDVIPMHYGTFPGLSGDPQVFAAEAQKRGVTAHLVQPGETIEY, encoded by the coding sequence ATGAAGATCACGTTTATCGGCCACAGCGCCTTCCTGCTCAGCGACGGCGAGCACACCGTCCTCATCGACCCCTTCATCGAGGGCAACCCCGTCGCGAAGCACACCGTAGAGCAGATCAAGGGCATGAACGTCAGCAGCATCCTCATCACGCACGCGCACGGCGACCACTGGGGCAACGCCCTGCAGCTCGCGGAAGACGGCGCGCCGATCATCGCCACGGCCGAGATCGGCGGGTACGCGTCCGCGAACGGCGCGAAGAACGCCATCGGCGCGAACATCGGCGGGACCGTCAGGCAGCCCTGGGGCAGCGTATACTTCACGCCCGCGTGGCACAGCAGCAGCTTCCCGGACGGCACGTACGGCGGCATGCCGACCGGCCTGATCATCGAGTTCGGCGGCAAGCGCCTGTACTTCGCGGGCGACACGGCGCTCTTCGGTGACATGAGCCTCATCGGGGACCGCGGCATCGACCTGGCGTTCCTGCCGATCGGTGACCACTACACCATGGGGCCCGAGGAGGCCGGACGCGCGCTGGACCTCATCCGTCCCCGCGACGTGATCCCCATGCATTACGGCACCTTCCCGGGCCTGAGCGGCGACCCGCAGGTGTTCGCCGCCGAGGCGCAGAAGCGCGGCGTGACGGCGCACCTCGTGCAGCCCGGCGAGACCATCGAGTACTGA
- a CDS encoding DEAD/DEAH box helicase has product MTNTDTATLTTFQEMKLPKTLNDAVTRMGYTQPTEIQALSLPPARQGRDVLGTAATGSGKTVAFLLPLIEKLLSGAATPRRTRALVLAPTRELAAQIEEVALELVRNTPLRVTSIFGGVGQNPQAAALRGGTEIVIATPGRLLDHINQGNAKFGALEVLVLDEADRMLDLGFLPDIRRILKALPDQRQTLLFSATMPDDILKLARDFQVNPIRVGVRHGGRPAAKITELAYAVSSELKVDLVAGLLAAPDVDQALVFTRTKHRANRVAEKLERAGISAQRIHGNRSQAARTEALDGFKSGKYKVLVATDIAARGIDVPALGHVINFDVPVSAEDYVHRAGRTARAGLSGTAITLFARDEEDGLRSIERFTGKAIERAKLDGFDYTAKPQEGLEIPLRDRLAAHRAQRNGQGGGRGAQGGNGGGRGGQGGNAQGGQSGRPSGPRAQGQGGSQGGQRQGGQGGQARPADNARFSTVAPAPGEARGNGQRSGGGRGRGGPRGGNR; this is encoded by the coding sequence ATGACGAACACCGACACCGCCACCCTGACGACCTTCCAGGAAATGAAGCTCCCCAAGACCCTCAACGACGCCGTGACCCGCATGGGCTACACGCAGCCGACCGAGATCCAGGCGCTCAGCCTTCCGCCCGCCCGTCAGGGCCGCGACGTGCTCGGCACGGCCGCCACCGGCTCCGGCAAGACCGTCGCGTTCCTGCTGCCCCTGATCGAGAAGCTGCTGTCCGGCGCCGCCACCCCGCGCCGCACCCGCGCCCTCGTGCTCGCCCCCACCCGCGAGCTCGCCGCGCAGATCGAGGAAGTCGCGCTGGAACTCGTGCGCAACACGCCCCTGCGCGTCACCAGCATCTTCGGCGGCGTCGGCCAGAACCCGCAGGCGGCCGCGCTGCGCGGCGGGACCGAGATCGTCATCGCGACGCCCGGCCGCCTCCTCGACCACATCAACCAGGGGAACGCCAAGTTCGGCGCGCTCGAAGTGCTCGTCCTCGACGAGGCCGACCGCATGCTGGACCTCGGCTTCCTGCCCGACATCCGCCGCATCCTGAAGGCCCTGCCGGACCAGCGTCAGACGCTGCTGTTCAGCGCCACCATGCCGGACGACATCCTGAAGCTCGCGCGGGACTTCCAGGTGAACCCCATCCGGGTCGGCGTGCGGCACGGCGGCCGACCCGCCGCGAAGATCACGGAACTCGCGTACGCCGTGAGCAGCGAACTGAAGGTCGATCTCGTCGCGGGCCTCCTCGCCGCGCCGGACGTGGATCAGGCGCTGGTGTTCACGCGCACCAAGCACCGCGCGAACCGCGTGGCCGAGAAGCTGGAACGCGCCGGGATCAGCGCGCAGCGCATTCACGGCAACCGCTCGCAGGCGGCCCGCACCGAGGCGCTCGACGGCTTCAAGAGCGGCAAGTACAAGGTGCTCGTCGCGACCGACATCGCCGCGCGCGGCATCGACGTGCCCGCACTCGGTCACGTCATCAACTTCGACGTGCCGGTCAGCGCGGAGGATTACGTGCACCGCGCGGGCCGCACCGCCCGCGCCGGCCTGAGCGGCACGGCCATCACGCTGTTCGCGCGGGACGAGGAAGACGGCCTGCGCAGCATCGAGCGGTTCACCGGCAAGGCCATCGAGCGCGCCAAGCTGGACGGCTTCGACTACACGGCCAAGCCGCAGGAGGGCCTGGAAATCCCGCTGCGTGACCGTCTGGCCGCGCACCGCGCGCAGCGCAACGGTCAGGGCGGCGGGCGCGGCGCTCAGGGCGGCAACGGTGGCGGACGCGGCGGCCAGGGCGGGAACGCGCAGGGCGGCCAGAGTGGCCGTCCCAGCGGCCCGCGCGCCCAGGGTCAGGGCGGCAGCCAGGGCGGTCAGCGTCAGGGTGGGCAGGGCGGACAGGCTCGCCCGGCCGACAACGCGCGCTTCAGCACCGTCGCGCCCGCGCCCGGCGAGGCCCGCGGCAACGGCCAGCGCAGCGGCGGCGGACGCGGCCGTGGCGGCCCGCGCGGCGGCAACCGCTGA
- a CDS encoding nucleoside deaminase, which produces MTPDTSTPTGSAPAQQGPSATPETPDRAAQDRRFLKHALRLAREAQELGSSPVGAVIVGPDGQVIAEGQNRTGEKFGPDRVGGMGLAHAEMDAFFRAGPLEHPEQLTLYTSLEPCLMCGGGSALIGVGRIVWATDDAWGGSGRLIAWDEHPAMKDTEVTPTPFADLEHDGAVLFAPEARKAFPDEGWQMWRERYPEETKGVKPRE; this is translated from the coding sequence ATGACGCCCGACACCAGCACGCCCACCGGCAGCGCGCCCGCACAGCAGGGCCCGTCCGCCACGCCCGAAACCCCGGACCGTGCCGCGCAGGACCGCCGGTTCCTGAAGCACGCCCTGCGCCTCGCGCGGGAAGCGCAGGAGCTCGGCAGTTCCCCCGTCGGCGCGGTCATTGTCGGCCCGGACGGTCAGGTGATCGCAGAGGGCCAGAACCGCACCGGCGAGAAGTTCGGCCCGGACCGCGTGGGCGGCATGGGCCTCGCGCACGCCGAGATGGACGCCTTCTTCCGCGCCGGGCCGCTCGAACACCCGGAGCAGCTGACCCTGTACACCAGCCTCGAACCGTGCCTGATGTGCGGCGGCGGCAGCGCCCTCATCGGCGTGGGCCGCATCGTCTGGGCCACCGACGACGCGTGGGGCGGGTCGGGCCGCCTCATCGCCTGGGACGAGCACCCCGCCATGAAGGACACCGAGGTGACGCCCACCCCCTTCGCGGACCTGGAGCACGACGGGGCGGTCCTCTTCGCGCCCGAAGCCAGGAAGGCGTTCCCCGACGAGGGCTGGCAGATGTGGCGTGAACGCTACCCCGAGGAGACGAAGGGCGTGAAACCCCGCGAGTAA
- a CDS encoding TetR/AcrR family transcriptional regulator translates to MSLPDSPSPHTPDAADSPVSRREQIYLVAGRLFSERGYHATSMRDLAAELGIQGGSLYAHISGKEQLLIEIVNRAAAQFDAALFSLRDEALGPQDKLREAMTRHLTVIAENMDSATVFFHEWKHLSAEPLAAVIAWRDGIEAFYRELVREGVQEGVYRADLNVKMAANLVLSSVNWAYTWYRPGGPMSPQDVAVSFERMLLGGLERPEGEA, encoded by the coding sequence ATGTCCCTGCCTGACTCCCCCTCCCCCCACACGCCGGACGCGGCCGACAGTCCAGTCTCACGCCGCGAGCAGATCTACCTCGTGGCGGGCCGCCTGTTCTCCGAGCGCGGGTACCACGCGACCAGCATGCGGGACCTCGCGGCGGAACTCGGCATTCAGGGCGGGAGCCTGTACGCGCACATTTCCGGCAAGGAACAGCTCCTGATCGAGATCGTGAACCGTGCCGCCGCGCAGTTCGACGCGGCCCTCTTCAGCCTGAGGGATGAGGCGCTCGGCCCGCAGGACAAGCTGCGCGAGGCCATGACGCGTCACCTGACCGTCATCGCCGAGAACATGGACAGCGCCACCGTCTTCTTCCACGAGTGGAAGCACCTGAGCGCCGAGCCGCTCGCCGCCGTCATCGCGTGGCGCGACGGCATCGAGGCCTTCTACCGCGAACTCGTGCGCGAGGGCGTGCAGGAGGGCGTGTACCGCGCGGACCTGAACGTCAAGATGGCCGCGAACCTCGTGCTGAGCAGCGTCAACTGGGCGTACACGTGGTACCGGCCCGGCGGCCCGATGAGCCCGCAGGACGTGGCGGTCAGCTTCGAGCGCATGCTGCTCGGCGGTCTGGAACGCCCGGAAGGTGAGGCGTAA
- a CDS encoding pyridoxal phosphate-dependent aminotransferase, with amino-acid sequence MTSVPGTPDLAPLAGVRDEVRDTPAYPFTPIDAPFKLDQNESPLDFPPHLRKLAVERLLERDWNRYPDLHAETLKAKIGAYEGWDLAGVVVTPGSNVIIKLLMEMGGIGRRMLSVSPNFSVYELEAQMLGANLTRVPLRPDFGLDVPALQAELRRGGPGVLFLPQPHAPTGHLDTPADLRAVVDAAGDGWIVVIDEAYHQYSGSDYKSWVLERGNRLSLRTFSKAWGLAGLRLGYALAQPPLAENLQKLVSAFNVNTLTQAVAEVALEHPEYVTARAEETVWERERVLRELGAMQHLQALPSRANFFLLRTPDADRAYRFLLDRGLLVRRQDKQPMLEGCLRVSVGTRAQNDLLVTAVLDLDAELTNG; translated from the coding sequence ATGACTTCTGTGCCAGGAACGCCTGACCTCGCGCCGCTCGCGGGCGTGCGCGACGAGGTGCGCGACACGCCCGCGTACCCGTTCACGCCCATCGACGCGCCCTTCAAGCTCGACCAGAACGAGAGCCCGCTGGATTTCCCGCCGCACCTGCGGAAACTCGCGGTGGAGCGCCTGCTGGAACGCGACTGGAACCGCTACCCGGACCTGCACGCCGAGACGCTCAAAGCGAAGATCGGCGCGTACGAGGGCTGGGACCTGGCGGGCGTGGTCGTCACGCCCGGCAGCAACGTCATCATCAAGCTGCTGATGGAGATGGGCGGCATCGGTCGGCGCATGCTGAGCGTCAGCCCGAACTTCTCGGTGTACGAACTCGAAGCGCAGATGCTCGGCGCGAACCTGACGCGCGTGCCGCTCCGCCCGGACTTCGGGCTGGACGTGCCCGCCCTGCAGGCCGAACTGCGGCGCGGCGGGCCGGGCGTGCTGTTCCTGCCGCAGCCGCACGCGCCGACCGGGCACCTCGACACGCCGGCGGACCTGCGGGCCGTGGTGGACGCCGCCGGGGACGGATGGATCGTGGTGATCGACGAGGCGTACCACCAGTACTCCGGCAGCGATTACAAGTCCTGGGTGCTGGAGCGCGGGAACCGCCTGTCCCTGCGGACCTTCAGCAAAGCGTGGGGCCTCGCGGGCCTGCGCCTCGGGTACGCGCTGGCGCAGCCGCCCCTGGCGGAGAACCTGCAGAAGCTGGTGAGCGCCTTCAACGTCAACACGCTCACGCAGGCCGTCGCGGAAGTCGCCCTGGAACACCCGGAGTACGTCACGGCGCGCGCCGAGGAGACCGTCTGGGAGCGCGAGCGGGTCCTGCGCGAACTGGGCGCCATGCAGCACCTGCAGGCCCTGCCGAGCCGGGCGAACTTCTTCCTGCTGCGCACGCCGGACGCGGACCGCGCGTACCGGTTCCTGCTGGACCGTGGCCTGCTGGTCCGCCGTCAGGACAAACAGCCGATGCTGGAAGGCTGCCTGCGCGTCAGCGTCGGCACGCGCGCGCAGAACGACCTGCTCGTCACGGCCGTGCTGGACCTGGACGCCGAACTGACGAACGGCTGA
- a CDS encoding aldo/keto reductase — MDKIKLGSQGLEVSRLGLGCMGMSEFYGTADEAENLRVFQAALDAGITFFDTADMYGPFVNEELVGRALRPVRDRVIIATKFANMRGDDGSFKGINGRPEYVHQSVDASLKRLGIDTIDLYYQHRVDPNVPIEETVGAMSELVQQGKVRYLGLSEATPEQIRRAHAVHPITALQTEYSLWSRDPEDEIIPTLRELGIGFVPYSPLGRGFLTGQFKSPDDFAPDDYRRHSPRFMGENFQKNLTVVTALETLAQEKGVSTAQLALAWVLAQGPQDFAPIPGTKRVKYLQENVQALDVTFTPEELARIDAVAPVGVAVGERYAPRR; from the coding sequence ATGGACAAGATCAAACTGGGAAGTCAGGGACTGGAAGTCAGCCGCCTCGGCCTCGGCTGCATGGGCATGAGCGAGTTCTACGGCACCGCCGACGAGGCCGAGAACCTCCGCGTCTTCCAGGCCGCGCTGGACGCGGGCATCACCTTCTTCGACACGGCCGACATGTACGGCCCCTTCGTCAACGAGGAACTCGTCGGCCGCGCCCTGCGCCCCGTCCGGGACCGCGTGATCATCGCCACCAAGTTCGCCAACATGCGCGGCGACGACGGCAGCTTCAAAGGTATCAACGGCCGCCCCGAGTACGTACACCAGAGCGTCGACGCGAGCCTGAAACGCCTCGGGATCGACACCATCGACCTGTACTACCAGCACCGCGTGGACCCCAACGTCCCGATCGAGGAGACGGTCGGCGCGATGAGCGAACTCGTGCAGCAGGGCAAGGTCCGTTACCTCGGCCTGTCCGAAGCGACGCCCGAACAGATCCGCCGCGCGCACGCCGTGCACCCCATCACGGCCCTGCAGACCGAGTACAGCCTGTGGAGCCGCGACCCGGAAGACGAGATCATTCCCACCCTGCGGGAACTCGGGATCGGGTTCGTGCCGTACAGCCCGCTCGGGCGCGGCTTCCTGACCGGGCAGTTCAAGTCCCCCGACGATTTCGCGCCGGACGACTACCGCCGCCACAGCCCGCGCTTCATGGGCGAGAACTTCCAGAAGAACCTCACGGTCGTCACGGCCCTCGAAACGCTCGCGCAGGAGAAGGGCGTCAGCACCGCCCAGCTGGCCCTCGCGTGGGTGCTCGCGCAGGGCCCGCAGGACTTCGCGCCGATCCCCGGTACGAAACGCGTGAAGTACCTGCAGGAGAACGTCCAGGCGCTCGACGTGACCTTCACGCCCGAGGAACTCGCGCGGATCGACGCGGTCGCGCCGGTCGGCGTGGCGGTCGGCGAACGCTACGCGCCCCGCCGCTGA
- a CDS encoding MerR family transcriptional regulator, which produces MTEHLQEKLSIGDAALRLGVSAHTLRYYERVGLLEVPRLSSTQRRYGPQELEWLRFLLALRATGMPMQLIRRYVDLVHTGENTVTERKGLLLEHQRAVETQIAALHESLGAIERKIRWYDHEEQVN; this is translated from the coding sequence GTGACCGAACACCTTCAGGAGAAACTGAGCATAGGAGACGCAGCGCTGCGGCTGGGCGTGAGTGCCCACACCCTGCGCTACTACGAGCGCGTGGGCCTCCTGGAGGTGCCTCGCCTGAGCAGCACGCAGCGCAGATACGGTCCGCAGGAGCTGGAATGGCTGAGATTCCTGCTGGCGCTGAGGGCCACCGGCATGCCGATGCAGCTCATCCGGCGCTACGTGGACCTCGTCCATACCGGCGAGAACACGGTCACGGAACGCAAGGGGCTGCTGCTGGAACACCAGCGGGCCGTGGAGACACAGATCGCGGCGCTGCACGAAAGCCTCGGCGCGATCGAGCGGAAGATTCGGTGGTATGACCACGAGGAACAGGTGAACTGA
- a CDS encoding ABC transporter ATP-binding protein, whose protein sequence is MLEVRNLSVRYGAYTALHGVNLTVNSGEIVVLLGANGAGKSSLFRTLSGLQRPSGGDAVYNGETLTLGRPERCVTLGVAQCPEGRMLFPQLSVEKNLRLGAFTHRRDAAGNDAELERIYTLFPILRDKRADPAGSLSGGQQQMVAIGRALMARPKVLLLDEPSLGLAPLVVDQVFEAVQRVNQAGVSVLLAEQNAFAALGIAHRAYVMEGGHVTIEGSRDELLHDDRVRSAYLGV, encoded by the coding sequence ATGCTTGAAGTCAGGAACCTCAGTGTCCGTTACGGGGCGTACACGGCGCTGCACGGCGTGAACCTCACCGTGAACAGCGGCGAGATCGTGGTGCTGCTCGGCGCGAACGGGGCGGGCAAGAGCAGCCTCTTCCGGACCCTGTCGGGCCTGCAGCGGCCCAGCGGCGGGGACGCCGTGTACAACGGCGAGACGCTCACGCTGGGCCGCCCGGAGCGCTGCGTGACGCTCGGCGTGGCGCAGTGCCCGGAGGGACGCATGCTGTTCCCGCAGCTGAGCGTCGAGAAGAACCTGCGGCTCGGCGCGTTCACGCACCGCCGGGACGCGGCGGGGAACGACGCGGAACTGGAACGCATCTACACCCTGTTCCCGATCCTGCGGGACAAGCGGGCGGACCCGGCGGGCAGCCTGTCGGGCGGGCAGCAGCAGATGGTCGCCATCGGGCGCGCACTCATGGCCCGCCCGAAGGTGCTGCTGCTGGACGAGCCGAGCCTGGGGCTGGCGCCGCTGGTGGTGGATCAGGTGTTCGAAGCCGTGCAGCGCGTCAACCAGGCGGGCGTGAGCGTGCTGCTGGCCGAGCAGAACGCCTTCGCGGCGCTGGGCATCGCGCACCGCGCGTACGTGATGGAGGGCGGGCACGTCACCATCGAGGGCAGCCGTGACGAGCTGCTGCACGACGACCGCGTGCGGAGCGCGTACCTGGGCGTGTAG
- a CDS encoding ABC transporter ATP-binding protein: MLAFEDLGIRFGGNQAVQGVTGSITPGIITAIIGPNGAGKSTFFNLLSGFYKPTSGRITFGGQDITRLPTHEVVALGVARTFQTTTIYKELSVLENAVLGHRVRTRSGLWDALLGTGRERQERRASEAAAMDALRRVGLEGQAHVPAGSLTQEAQKRVSIALALATGPSVLLLDEPAAGINPEETVALTRTIRELAAGGLTVVLIEHKMSMIMTLADHIMVLHHGQKIAEGSPAQVSRDPAVIEAYLGGHAAPHVRDELKADLLQSAAELPGGQHA; encoded by the coding sequence ATGCTGGCGTTTGAGGATCTGGGCATCCGTTTCGGCGGCAATCAGGCGGTGCAGGGCGTGACGGGCAGCATCACGCCGGGCATCATCACGGCGATCATCGGGCCGAACGGGGCGGGCAAGAGCACCTTCTTCAACCTGCTGAGCGGCTTCTACAAGCCCACCAGTGGCCGCATCACCTTCGGCGGGCAGGACATCACGCGCCTGCCCACGCACGAGGTCGTGGCGCTCGGCGTGGCCCGTACCTTCCAGACGACCACCATCTACAAGGAACTGAGCGTGCTGGAGAACGCCGTGCTCGGGCACCGCGTCCGCACGCGCAGCGGCCTGTGGGACGCGCTGCTCGGCACGGGCCGCGAACGGCAGGAGCGCCGCGCGAGCGAGGCGGCCGCCATGGACGCCCTGCGGCGCGTGGGCCTGGAAGGTCAGGCGCACGTCCCGGCGGGCAGCCTGACGCAGGAGGCGCAGAAGCGCGTGAGCATCGCCCTGGCCCTCGCGACCGGGCCGAGCGTGCTGCTGCTCGACGAGCCTGCGGCCGGCATCAACCCGGAGGAGACGGTGGCGCTCACGCGGACCATCCGTGAACTCGCGGCGGGCGGCCTGACCGTCGTGCTGATCGAGCACAAGATGAGCATGATCATGACGCTCGCGGACCACATCATGGTGCTGCACCACGGGCAGAAGATCGCCGAGGGCAGCCCCGCGCAGGTGAGCCGCGACCCGGCCGTGATCGAGGCGTACCTCGGCGGGCACGCCGCGCCGCACGTGCGCGACGAACTGAAGGCCGACCTGCTGCAGAGCGCGGCGGAACTGCCGGGAGGCCAGCATGCTTGA
- a CDS encoding branched-chain amino acid ABC transporter permease: MSAAPAPRALPTGWPWLLVLLLSAVVPLVTRNNYVLDVAINVMIFSVAAYGMNVMLGYAGLLPLAHAGFFGIGAYAVGILTLKAGWSFWLAWPAGIAICAVLGLLLGLVAFRTRDDVFAIFTLGVGVIITQVINKWDALTGGNDGLNGLLAPQLFGIDFGKSRNFYYLALAALALTIFLVARVRASLFGRSLIAIRGGEDLARSAGINVYTHKLRVMMLSTALAGFAGGLYAVYVGFLGSAITGPATTFTVLLYLLVGGVGTLAGPLLGTFIIRVLQQSIQGLQDYQYIVFGPLLVLLVLFFPAGLAGVWANLRGRRASVQGTGRGKGVRDAGV; the protein is encoded by the coding sequence GTGAGCGCCGCTCCTGCCCCGCGCGCCCTGCCGACCGGCTGGCCCTGGCTGCTGGTGCTGCTGCTGTCGGCCGTCGTGCCGCTCGTGACGCGCAACAACTACGTGCTGGACGTGGCGATCAACGTGATGATCTTCTCGGTCGCGGCGTACGGCATGAACGTCATGCTGGGGTACGCGGGCCTGCTGCCGCTCGCGCACGCCGGGTTCTTCGGGATCGGCGCGTACGCGGTCGGCATCCTGACCCTGAAGGCCGGGTGGAGCTTCTGGCTCGCGTGGCCTGCCGGGATCGCCATCTGCGCGGTGCTGGGCCTGCTGCTCGGGCTGGTGGCGTTCCGGACGCGTGACGACGTGTTCGCGATCTTCACGCTGGGCGTGGGCGTCATCATCACGCAGGTCATCAACAAGTGGGACGCGCTGACAGGCGGCAACGACGGCCTGAACGGCCTGCTCGCCCCGCAGCTGTTCGGGATCGATTTCGGGAAGTCCCGCAACTTCTACTACCTGGCGCTCGCTGCGCTCGCCCTGACCATCTTCCTGGTGGCGCGCGTGCGGGCATCGCTGTTCGGGCGGTCCCTGATCGCCATCCGGGGCGGCGAGGACCTCGCGCGGTCGGCGGGCATCAACGTGTACACGCACAAGCTGCGCGTCATGATGCTGTCCACGGCGCTCGCGGGCTTCGCGGGCGGGCTGTACGCCGTGTACGTCGGGTTCCTGGGGTCGGCCATCACGGGTCCCGCGACGACGTTCACGGTCCTGCTGTACCTGCTGGTGGGCGGCGTCGGCACGCTGGCCGGGCCGCTGCTGGGGACGTTCATCATCCGGGTGCTGCAGCAGAGCATTCAGGGCCTGCAGGATTACCAGTACATCGTGTTCGGGCCGCTGCTGGTGCTGCTGGTGCTGTTCTTCCCGGCGGGACTGGCGGGCGTGTGGGCGAACCTGCGGGGTCGCCGTGCGTCCGTGCAGGGCACCGGCCGGGGCAAGGGGGTGCGCGATGCTGGCGTTTGA
- a CDS encoding branched-chain amino acid ABC transporter permease, whose amino-acid sequence MIIFFQQFLNALALGGAYSLVALGLTLVYGVMKIPNFAHGGLYMVGAYVTWALLTNLGVPYFLALGLSAVTLGLLAMLLERVVFYPLRAAPHIHPMIAAIGVLFFLEAVIAHPQVFGADFKILPSPVTGMLSFGGISLTGQRVLIILASLVVMLALFYFLKRTTTGATIEAMAQNREGARLVGINVSRVASLTFFISGALAAIAASLYAPTSLVSPNMGEVMNLKVFAIIVLGGMGSVPGAIVGAFLLAFAETFGGVFVGANFADVVGFAVLVLVLAIRPQGLFRRTA is encoded by the coding sequence GTGATCATCTTCTTTCAGCAGTTTCTCAACGCGCTCGCGCTGGGCGGCGCGTACAGCCTGGTCGCGCTGGGCCTGACGCTGGTGTACGGCGTCATGAAGATCCCGAACTTCGCGCACGGCGGCCTGTACATGGTGGGCGCGTACGTGACGTGGGCGCTCCTCACGAATCTGGGCGTGCCGTACTTCCTGGCGCTGGGCCTGTCGGCCGTGACGCTGGGCCTGCTCGCCATGCTGCTCGAACGGGTGGTCTTCTACCCGCTCAGGGCCGCGCCGCACATTCACCCGATGATCGCCGCGATCGGTGTGCTGTTCTTCCTGGAGGCGGTGATCGCGCACCCGCAGGTGTTCGGCGCGGACTTCAAGATCCTGCCGTCGCCCGTGACGGGCATGCTGAGCTTCGGCGGCATCAGCCTGACGGGGCAGCGGGTGCTGATCATCCTGGCGTCGCTGGTCGTGATGCTGGCCCTGTTCTACTTCCTGAAGCGCACCACGACCGGCGCGACCATCGAGGCGATGGCGCAGAACCGTGAGGGCGCGCGCCTGGTGGGCATCAACGTGAGCCGCGTGGCGTCCCTGACGTTCTTCATCTCGGGCGCGCTGGCGGCCATCGCGGCGAGCCTGTACGCGCCCACGAGTCTGGTGTCGCCGAACATGGGCGAGGTCATGAACCTCAAGGTGTTCGCGATTATCGTGCTGGGCGGCATGGGCAGCGTGCCGGGCGCCATCGTGGGCGCGTTCCTGCTGGCCTTCGCGGAGACGTTCGGCGGGGTGTTCGTCGGCGCGAACTTCGCGGACGTGGTGGGCTTCGCGGTGCTGGTGCTGGTGCTGGCGATCCGGCCGCAGGGCCTGTTCCGGAGGACCGCGTGA
- a CDS encoding ABC transporter substrate-binding protein, whose product MKKAPALLLSLAALALAASAQAKVVNIGYSGPLSGGAASYGKDVQSGILMAIDEINAAGGITVKGEKVTFNLVSLDDRYLPNETATNVKRLTSQGISTIFVPHAGGILTVQPLATRDPNFLLVAYSSEPKILAANNPMTLMLPPRYDNYVAPFVKQEISTFGKKLGMIGTTSAYGKAWGDVVSAEWKKQGGTVGTDNGVDYSTTVDYSSAVTKALAEKPDVLFIGGPSQPTALVVKAAREQGFKGGFIVMDQAKFEQMNQVVPQSYLNGAVGVLPIAQFPGTQVFVNQYTRKYKKIPTSEAALNYMGMNIVAAAMTAAGTTDDAVAIRAKVGAAAASLPRTKSIFSIKGVTAQGHVDADVLAAYLKDGNFTKLRLPGLK is encoded by the coding sequence ATGAAGAAGGCTCCTGCTCTGCTGCTCTCCCTCGCTGCGCTCGCCCTGGCCGCTTCCGCGCAGGCGAAGGTCGTGAACATCGGTTATTCCGGCCCGCTGTCCGGCGGCGCCGCCTCCTACGGCAAGGACGTCCAGAGCGGCATCCTGATGGCCATCGACGAGATCAACGCCGCGGGCGGCATCACCGTCAAGGGCGAGAAGGTCACCTTCAACCTCGTGTCGCTCGACGACCGTTACCTCCCCAACGAGACGGCCACCAACGTCAAGCGCCTCACCTCGCAGGGCATCAGCACCATCTTCGTGCCGCACGCGGGCGGCATCCTGACCGTGCAGCCCCTCGCGACCCGCGACCCGAACTTCCTGCTCGTCGCGTACTCCAGCGAACCGAAGATCCTCGCGGCGAACAACCCCATGACCCTCATGCTCCCCCCCCGCTACGACAACTACGTGGCGCCCTTCGTGAAGCAGGAGATCAGCACCTTCGGCAAGAAGCTCGGCATGATCGGCACCACCAGCGCCTACGGCAAGGCCTGGGGTGACGTGGTCAGCGCCGAATGGAAGAAGCAGGGCGGCACGGTCGGCACCGACAACGGCGTGGACTACAGCACCACCGTCGACTACAGCAGCGCCGTCACCAAGGCCCTCGCCGAGAAGCCCGACGTGCTCTTCATCGGCGGGCCCAGCCAGCCGACCGCGCTGGTCGTGAAGGCCGCGCGCGAGCAGGGCTTCAAGGGCGGCTTCATCGTGATGGACCAGGCGAAGTTCGAGCAGATGAACCAGGTCGTGCCGCAGAGCTACCTGAACGGCGCAGTCGGCGTGCTGCCCATCGCGCAGTTCCCCGGCACGCAGGTCTTCGTGAACCAGTACACCCGCAAGTACAAGAAGATCCCCACCAGCGAGGCCGCCCTGAACTACATGGGCATGAACATCGTCGCGGCCGCCATGACCGCCGCCGGGACCACCGACGACGCCGTCGCCATCCGCGCCAAGGTCGGCGCGGCCGCCGCCTCGCTGCCGCGCACCAAGAGCATCTTCAGCATCAAGGGCGTGACCGCGCAGGGCCACGTGGACGCCGACGTGCTCGCCGCGTACCTCAAGGACGGCAACTTCACCAAGCTCCGCCTGCCCGGCCTGAAGTGA